In Micromonospora purpureochromogenes, a single window of DNA contains:
- a CDS encoding glutamate mutase L, producing MTLAVCADVGSTYTKVAVVDLDGAALVAAASAPTTVGTDVLHGLDAAVGAATAGLGVRDVPWYVCSSAGGGLRLAVVGYEPLVTAQAGRRVGLSAGANVVHVAAGRLGAAELAALRAARPDVVLLVGGTDGGDADTLTHNATRLAKARWRVPVVLAGNVAVRDELSALLAGAGVPVTAADNVLPRIGVLAPASARAAIRQVFLRHVIGGKRLSRGTRFARLVRAATPDAVLTGVEVLADTLGGDLAVVDVGGATTDVYSVLTPDERADGPGREVAGTLWRARTVEGDLGMRWSAPGVVRAAAEERLLVVGEQDDLERAATVRAADPGFLAESGAERAVDRRIAALAATVALRRHARGAATGERAGRDLRDVRLMVGSGGVLRHAPADHAAGVLAAVLADHAGGWPLPREARAVVDVDYVLAAGGLLADDHPQAARALLRRHLGTD from the coding sequence GTGACCCTCGCCGTCTGCGCGGACGTCGGGTCCACGTACACGAAGGTCGCGGTGGTGGACCTCGACGGCGCCGCGCTGGTCGCGGCGGCGTCGGCGCCGACCACGGTCGGCACGGACGTGCTGCACGGCCTGGACGCCGCGGTCGGCGCGGCCACCGCCGGCCTGGGCGTGCGGGACGTGCCGTGGTACGTGTGCTCGTCGGCCGGTGGTGGGCTGCGCCTGGCGGTGGTGGGCTACGAGCCGCTGGTCACCGCGCAGGCGGGCCGCCGGGTGGGGTTGTCGGCGGGCGCGAACGTGGTGCACGTGGCCGCGGGCCGGCTCGGCGCGGCGGAGTTGGCGGCGTTGCGGGCGGCCCGCCCGGACGTGGTGCTGCTGGTCGGTGGCACCGACGGTGGGGACGCCGACACGTTGACGCACAACGCGACCCGGTTGGCGAAGGCCCGCTGGCGGGTGCCGGTGGTGCTGGCCGGCAACGTCGCGGTCCGCGACGAGCTGTCCGCGCTGCTGGCCGGGGCGGGGGTGCCGGTGACGGCGGCGGACAACGTGCTGCCGCGCATCGGGGTGCTGGCCCCGGCGTCGGCGCGGGCGGCGATCCGGCAGGTGTTCCTGCGGCACGTCATCGGCGGCAAGCGGCTGTCGCGGGGGACCCGGTTCGCGCGGCTGGTACGCGCGGCCACCCCGGACGCGGTGCTGACCGGCGTGGAGGTGCTCGCCGACACCCTGGGCGGGGACCTGGCGGTGGTGGACGTCGGTGGGGCCACCACCGACGTGTACTCGGTGCTCACCCCGGACGAGCGGGCCGACGGGCCGGGCCGGGAGGTCGCCGGGACGCTGTGGCGGGCCCGCACCGTCGAGGGGGACCTGGGGATGCGGTGGAGCGCCCCGGGGGTGGTCCGCGCCGCCGCCGAGGAACGCCTGCTCGTGGTGGGGGAGCAGGACGATCTGGAGCGGGCGGCGACGGTGCGGGCCGCCGACCCGGGGTTCCTGGCCGAATCCGGTGCGGAGCGGGCCGTCGACCGGCGGATCGCGGCGCTGGCCGCGACGGTGGCGCTGCGCCGGCACGCCCGGGGCGCGGCCACCGGGGAACGCGCCGGCCGGGACCTGCGGGACGTGCGGCTGATGGTGGGTTCCGGTGGTGTGCTGCGGCATGCGCCCGCCGACCACGCCGCCGGGGTTCTCGCCGCGGTGCTGGCCGACCACGCCGGCGGGTGGCCGCTGCCCCGGGAGGCGCGCGCGGTGGTCGATGTGGACTACGTGCTGGCCGCCGGCGGGCTGCTCGCCGACGACCATCCGCAGGCGGCGCGGGCGTTGCTGCGCCGGCATCTCGGCACGGATTGA
- the kal gene encoding 3-aminobutyryl-CoA ammonia lyase — translation MSDSRVGLTVTHRRYVPYSHAHYAGNLVDGAYALGLFGDVATEVCIRTDGDEGLFASYSDVQFRGAMRAGDVLEVTATVTRVGTRSRTIDFEARVVCRGRPDRSESAAEVLDTPIVAVTATGTVVVPPPA, via the coding sequence ATGAGTGATTCCCGGGTCGGGCTGACCGTCACCCACCGGCGGTATGTGCCGTACTCGCACGCCCACTACGCGGGGAACCTGGTCGACGGGGCGTACGCGCTGGGGTTGTTCGGGGACGTGGCGACGGAGGTGTGCATCCGCACCGACGGCGACGAGGGGTTGTTCGCGTCGTACTCGGATGTGCAGTTCCGCGGCGCCATGCGGGCGGGGGACGTGTTGGAGGTGACCGCGACGGTGACCCGGGTGGGCACCCGCAGCCGCACGATCGACTTCGAGGCGCGGGTGGTGTGCCGGGGTCGTCCGGACCGGTCGGAGTCGGCGGCGGAGGTGCTGGACACGCCGATCGTGGCGGTCACCGCGACCGGCACCGTGGTCGTCCCGCCGCCGGCGTGA
- the kamE gene encoding lysine 5,6-aminomutase subunit beta, which yields MTAPAEKKIVRPYGDTTGDGMVQVSFTLPVPHDKRAEGAAIQLANKMGIDPAMLVHAKPMSDGFTFFVVYGRVNHLVDLSAVQVVERDFPLLSAKEVNAVVKQRLRRKLSVVGACIGTDAHTVGIDAILNVKGIAGEKGLEYYRELKVTNLGAQVSVPELVEAARVEKADAVLVSQVVTQRDAHLHNTREMSAAFREAMPAGKRPLLIVGGPRFDETMTGELGVDRIFTRGTTPGEVASYLVHALITNKKAGA from the coding sequence GTGACGGCCCCGGCGGAGAAGAAGATCGTCCGGCCGTACGGGGACACCACCGGTGACGGCATGGTGCAGGTGTCGTTCACCTTGCCGGTGCCGCACGACAAGCGGGCCGAGGGCGCGGCGATCCAGCTGGCCAACAAGATGGGCATCGACCCGGCGATGCTGGTGCACGCCAAGCCGATGAGCGACGGGTTCACCTTCTTCGTGGTGTACGGGCGGGTGAACCATCTGGTGGACCTTTCCGCGGTGCAGGTGGTGGAGCGGGACTTCCCGCTGCTGAGCGCCAAGGAGGTCAACGCGGTGGTGAAGCAGCGGTTGCGGCGCAAGCTGTCGGTGGTGGGGGCGTGCATCGGCACGGACGCGCACACCGTGGGCATCGACGCGATCCTCAACGTCAAGGGCATCGCGGGGGAGAAGGGCCTGGAGTACTACCGGGAGCTGAAGGTCACCAACCTCGGCGCGCAGGTCAGCGTGCCGGAGCTGGTGGAGGCGGCCCGGGTGGAGAAGGCCGACGCGGTGCTGGTGTCGCAGGTGGTGACGCAGCGCGACGCGCACCTGCACAACACGCGGGAGATGTCGGCGGCGTTCCGGGAGGCGATGCCGGCGGGGAAGCGGCCGCTGCTGATCGTGGGCGGGCCGCGGTTCGACGAGACGATGACCGGCGAGTTGGGCGTGGACCGGATCTTCACCCGGGGCACCACCCCGGGTGAGGTGGCCAGCTACCTGGTGCACGCGCTGATCACGAACAAGAAGGCAGGGGCATGA
- the kamD gene encoding lysine 5,6-aminomutase subunit alpha produces the protein MTGKLDLDPVLVARARELARRAGQPVVDLARSHTTVSVERAVLRLAGVTGADPDGIPWVNRLVDAVVADVGLGHGVAVPVFDALAREQISDVTLLAQKAAAGSVRFTQPAGKAATAARKAARKAVGAGIRSIDRRRAERDRLVKRYGDPAQRPWIYLIVATGDIYEDIPQAQAAARAGADVIAVIRSTGQSLLDYVPEGATREGFAGTYATQENFRLMRAALDETSKELGRYVRLTNYASGLCMPEMAALAGLERLDMMLNDSMYGILFRDINPIRTFVDQRFSRQVHARAGIIINTGEDNYLTTADAVDEAHTVTVSQLLNEFFAHEAGLADWQLGLGHAFEINPDLPESFRLELAHALLARELFPDAPLKWMPPTKHMTGDVFRGNLLDGFFNLVGAMTGQGILLVGMMTEAVVTPWLSDRDIALQNVRYVLGAAGGLHEDFVPAPGGFIQQRANRVLGEALDLLERIGDQSLLTAIAEGTFGIMKRPADRGKGLAGVAAHDADYYNPATEILEGERP, from the coding sequence GTGACGGGCAAGCTCGACCTGGATCCGGTGCTGGTGGCGCGGGCGCGGGAGTTGGCGCGCCGGGCCGGGCAGCCGGTGGTGGATCTGGCGCGTAGCCACACGACGGTGTCGGTGGAGCGGGCGGTGTTGCGGCTGGCCGGGGTGACCGGCGCGGACCCGGACGGCATTCCGTGGGTGAACCGGCTGGTCGACGCGGTGGTGGCCGACGTCGGGTTGGGGCACGGGGTGGCGGTGCCGGTGTTCGACGCGCTGGCCCGGGAGCAGATCAGCGACGTGACGTTGCTGGCGCAGAAGGCGGCGGCCGGGTCGGTGCGCTTCACACAGCCGGCCGGAAAGGCGGCCACCGCCGCCCGGAAGGCGGCCCGCAAGGCGGTCGGGGCGGGGATCCGGTCGATCGACCGGCGGCGCGCGGAGCGGGACCGGCTGGTGAAGCGGTACGGGGATCCGGCGCAGCGGCCGTGGATCTACCTGATCGTGGCGACCGGTGACATCTACGAGGACATCCCGCAGGCGCAGGCCGCGGCGCGGGCCGGCGCGGACGTCATCGCGGTGATCCGGTCGACGGGGCAGTCGCTGTTGGACTACGTGCCGGAGGGGGCGACCCGGGAGGGTTTCGCCGGCACGTACGCCACGCAGGAGAACTTCCGGTTGATGCGGGCGGCGTTGGACGAGACGTCGAAGGAGCTGGGCCGGTACGTGCGGCTGACGAACTACGCGTCGGGTCTGTGCATGCCGGAGATGGCGGCCCTGGCCGGCCTGGAGCGGCTGGACATGATGCTCAACGACTCGATGTACGGGATCCTGTTCCGTGACATCAACCCGATCCGCACGTTCGTGGACCAGCGGTTCTCCCGGCAGGTGCACGCCCGGGCGGGGATCATCATCAACACCGGTGAGGACAACTACCTGACCACTGCCGACGCGGTGGACGAGGCGCACACGGTGACGGTGTCGCAGCTGCTCAACGAGTTCTTCGCGCACGAGGCGGGGTTGGCCGACTGGCAGTTGGGGCTGGGGCACGCGTTCGAGATCAACCCGGATCTGCCGGAGTCGTTCCGCCTGGAGTTGGCGCACGCGCTGCTGGCGCGGGAGTTGTTCCCGGACGCGCCGTTGAAGTGGATGCCGCCGACGAAGCACATGACCGGGGACGTGTTCCGCGGGAATCTGCTCGACGGGTTCTTCAACCTGGTGGGTGCCATGACCGGGCAGGGCATCCTGCTGGTGGGGATGATGACCGAGGCGGTGGTGACGCCGTGGCTGTCGGACCGGGACATCGCCCTGCAGAACGTGCGCTACGTGCTGGGCGCGGCCGGTGGGCTGCACGAGGACTTCGTGCCGGCGCCGGGCGGGTTCATCCAGCAGCGCGCCAACCGGGTGCTGGGTGAGGCGCTGGATCTGCTGGAGCGCATCGGTGACCAGTCGCTGTTGACGGCGATCGCCGAGGGCACGTTCGGGATCATGAAGCGGCCCGCGGACCGGGGCAAGGGCCTGGCCGGGGTGGCCGCCCACGACGCCGACTACTACAACCCGGCCACCGAGATCCTGGAAGGGGAGCGCCCGTGA
- a CDS encoding amidohydrolase, with product MTNPSTLYRGGVLHCPADPRATALLVTDGRIVWLGADRDAPVADRVVELDGALVTPAFVDAHVHATDTGLALSGLDLSGVRSAAGLLAAVAAFAAGLPADAVVLGHGWDESNWPVPQLPDAAALDRAAGGRRVYLSQASIHSALVSAALLAACPQAAQAAGYDASGWLRRDAHHVVRAAAFASVTRPQRVAAQRAALAHAASLGIAAVHECGGPEISDEEDFTGLLAVSGDGVPEVYGYWGELLGAARARELGAVGAGGDLFADGALGSRTAHVSSAYLDGDAGSCGHGYVSADEVRDHLLDCAAHGMQGGFHAIGDAAISTVLQGFAAAAEKLGTDRVRAARHRVEHAEIMNKRLIAGFVEYGIVASMQPAFDRLWGGAGRMYESRLGLDRSLESNPMGAMHAVGVALAFGSDSPVTPLDPWGSVRAAAAHHNPVQRMSARAAFAAHTRGGWRAVHLDNEGVLALGAPATFAVWSTPAGVERGLPVLQAEDPELRGPQDPTPLPVCRRTVLRGEVIYEEGSA from the coding sequence ATGACGAACCCCTCGACTCTGTACCGCGGCGGCGTGCTGCACTGTCCGGCCGATCCGCGCGCGACGGCCCTGCTGGTGACCGACGGCCGGATCGTTTGGTTGGGCGCGGACCGGGACGCGCCGGTCGCCGACCGGGTGGTGGAGCTGGACGGTGCGCTGGTGACGCCGGCGTTCGTGGACGCGCACGTGCACGCCACGGACACGGGGTTGGCGTTGTCGGGGTTGGACCTGTCCGGGGTGCGGTCGGCGGCGGGGCTGCTGGCGGCGGTGGCGGCGTTCGCGGCGGGGTTGCCGGCGGACGCGGTGGTGCTGGGGCACGGGTGGGACGAGTCGAACTGGCCGGTGCCGCAGTTGCCGGACGCGGCGGCGCTGGACCGGGCGGCCGGGGGTCGGCGGGTGTACCTGTCGCAGGCGTCGATCCATTCGGCGTTGGTCTCGGCGGCGCTGTTGGCGGCGTGTCCGCAGGCGGCGCAGGCCGCCGGGTACGACGCGTCGGGGTGGTTGCGTCGGGACGCGCACCACGTGGTGCGGGCGGCGGCGTTCGCGTCGGTGACGCGTCCGCAGCGGGTGGCGGCGCAGCGGGCGGCGTTGGCGCACGCGGCGTCGCTGGGCATCGCGGCGGTGCATGAGTGCGGTGGTCCGGAGATCTCCGACGAGGAGGACTTCACGGGTCTGCTGGCGGTGTCGGGCGACGGCGTGCCGGAGGTGTACGGCTACTGGGGTGAGCTGCTGGGTGCGGCGCGGGCCCGGGAGTTGGGCGCGGTCGGGGCCGGTGGTGACCTGTTCGCCGACGGGGCGTTGGGCTCGCGGACGGCGCACGTGTCGTCGGCGTACCTGGACGGTGACGCGGGTTCGTGCGGGCACGGGTACGTCTCCGCGGACGAGGTGCGTGACCACCTGCTGGACTGTGCGGCGCACGGGATGCAGGGCGGGTTCCACGCGATCGGGGACGCGGCGATCTCGACGGTGTTGCAGGGGTTCGCGGCGGCGGCGGAGAAGCTGGGCACGGACCGGGTGCGGGCGGCGCGGCACCGGGTGGAGCACGCGGAGATCATGAACAAGCGGCTGATCGCCGGGTTCGTGGAGTACGGGATCGTGGCGAGCATGCAGCCGGCGTTCGACCGGTTGTGGGGTGGCGCGGGTCGGATGTACGAGTCGCGGTTGGGTTTGGACCGGTCGTTGGAGTCGAACCCGATGGGGGCGATGCACGCGGTCGGGGTGGCGTTGGCGTTCGGGTCGGATTCGCCGGTGACGCCGCTGGACCCGTGGGGTTCGGTGCGGGCGGCGGCGGCGCACCACAACCCGGTGCAGCGGATGAGTGCGCGGGCGGCGTTCGCGGCGCACACCCGGGGCGGTTGGCGGGCGGTGCACCTGGACAACGAGGGTGTGCTGGCGTTGGGGGCGCCGGCGACGTTCGCGGTGTGGTCGACGCCGGCGGGGGTGGAGCGGGGTCTGCCGGTGTTGCAGGCCGAGGACCCGGAGCTGCGGGGTCCGCAGGATCCGACGCCGTTGCCGGTGTGCCGGCGCACGGTGCTGCGCGGTGAGGTCATCTATGAGGAAGGGTCTGCGTGA
- the kdd gene encoding L-erythro-3,5-diaminohexanoate dehydrogenase, translating into MTSPVGLHRVVEPAGVLPQAAWRLDADPRIAPNEVRIRVERLNLDAASFRQLSEKHGGDGEKVRAEVLEIIATRGKMQNPVTGSGGMLIGTVEEVGRRSPLELTAGDRVATLVSLTLTPLTVLDGLARWDGRSEQVPCDGYAILFARSIAAVLPADLHPELSLAVLDVCGAPALTGRVVAEHVARRQRENDPTPVRVAVIGGAGKSGSLSLAAARRAGAGRTVGVVPVAAERDALTDAGLASVVALADARDPVALSTVVTSALGVPADVTVVCVDVPGCEHGAVLATADGGTVIFFSMATSFAAAALGAEGLAADVTMLVGNGYVPGHAELALGLLRSEPGVRALFESRLAAD; encoded by the coding sequence GTGACGTCACCGGTGGGTCTGCACCGCGTTGTGGAACCGGCGGGGGTGCTGCCGCAGGCGGCGTGGCGGCTGGACGCCGACCCGCGGATCGCGCCGAACGAGGTGCGGATCCGGGTCGAGCGGCTGAACCTGGACGCGGCGAGCTTCCGGCAGTTGTCGGAGAAGCACGGCGGCGACGGGGAGAAGGTCCGCGCCGAGGTGCTGGAGATCATCGCCACCCGGGGCAAGATGCAGAACCCGGTGACCGGGTCGGGCGGCATGCTGATCGGCACCGTGGAGGAGGTCGGCCGGCGTTCGCCGCTGGAGCTGACGGCCGGTGACCGGGTGGCGACGCTGGTGTCGCTGACCCTGACCCCGCTGACCGTCCTCGACGGGCTGGCCCGCTGGGACGGGCGCAGCGAGCAGGTGCCGTGCGACGGGTACGCGATCCTGTTCGCCCGGTCGATCGCGGCGGTGCTGCCGGCGGACCTGCACCCGGAGTTGTCCCTGGCGGTGCTCGACGTGTGCGGGGCGCCGGCGCTGACCGGGCGGGTCGTCGCGGAGCACGTGGCGCGCAGGCAGCGCGAGAACGACCCGACGCCGGTGCGCGTCGCGGTGATCGGTGGGGCCGGTAAGAGCGGGTCGCTGTCGCTGGCGGCGGCGCGGCGGGCGGGCGCGGGTCGTACGGTCGGGGTGGTGCCGGTGGCGGCTGAGCGCGACGCGCTGACCGACGCCGGGCTGGCCTCGGTGGTCGCGTTGGCCGACGCCCGGGATCCGGTGGCGTTGTCGACGGTGGTGACGTCGGCGCTGGGGGTGCCGGCGGACGTGACGGTGGTCTGCGTGGACGTGCCGGGTTGCGAGCACGGGGCGGTGCTGGCCACGGCGGACGGCGGCACGGTGATCTTCTTTTCGATGGCGACGAGCTTCGCGGCGGCGGCGTTGGGCGCGGAGGGCCTGGCGGCTGATGTGACGATGCTGGTGGGCAACGGGTACGTGCCGGGTCACGCGGAGCTGGCGCTGGGTCTGCTGCGGTCGGAGCCGGGGGTCCGCGCTCTGTTCGAGTCCCGGCTGGCGGCAGACTGA
- a CDS encoding KamA family radical SAM protein: protein MTQTQPVETIPQPRHAPVATPTAGQPYEYRRSPLVEPDWTRFPGWRHVTRDQWENAQWQRVNCVKNIKQLRTVLGDGVDETFYDDLAADQSALATMSMLVTPQMLNTMVPFAPMTTEAFHADPVRRYMIPVASDRRTDWPSHPYASRDSLHEHDMWVAEGLTHRYPTKVLAELLSTCPQYCGHCTRMDLVGNSTPAVDKLKLTLKPVDRYDAHIAYLKAHPGVRDVVVSGGDVANVPWRNLESYLMRLLELETVRDIRLATKALMGLPQHWLQHDVVEGLERVARTAARRGVNLAIHTHVNHAQSITPLVAKAAQTALDVGVRDVRNQGVLMRGVNATAPDLLDLCFALQGEAGILPYYFYMCDMIPNAEHWRVPVWHAQQLQHDIMGYLPGYATPRIVCDVPFVGKRWVHMLTEYDRERGISYWTKNYRTSIESADLEALNKRYAYYDPIDTLPEAGQQWWAAHRDD from the coding sequence GTGACCCAGACCCAACCGGTTGAGACCATCCCTCAACCCCGTCACGCCCCGGTCGCGACGCCGACCGCCGGGCAGCCGTACGAATACCGCCGCAGCCCCCTGGTCGAACCCGACTGGACCCGCTTCCCCGGCTGGCGCCACGTCACCCGCGACCAGTGGGAGAACGCCCAGTGGCAGCGCGTCAACTGCGTCAAGAACATCAAGCAGCTGCGCACGGTCCTCGGCGACGGAGTCGACGAGACCTTCTACGACGACCTCGCCGCCGACCAGAGCGCCCTGGCCACCATGTCCATGCTGGTGACGCCGCAGATGCTCAACACCATGGTCCCGTTCGCCCCGATGACCACCGAGGCGTTCCACGCCGACCCCGTGCGGCGCTACATGATCCCCGTCGCCTCCGACCGGCGCACCGACTGGCCGTCACACCCGTACGCCAGCCGCGACTCGCTGCACGAGCACGACATGTGGGTCGCCGAGGGCCTCACCCACCGCTACCCCACCAAGGTCCTCGCCGAGCTGCTCTCCACCTGCCCGCAGTACTGCGGGCACTGCACCCGGATGGACCTGGTCGGCAACTCCACCCCCGCCGTCGACAAGCTCAAGCTCACCCTCAAGCCCGTCGACCGCTACGACGCCCACATCGCCTACCTCAAGGCCCACCCCGGCGTCCGCGACGTCGTGGTCTCCGGCGGTGACGTGGCCAACGTGCCGTGGCGCAACCTCGAGTCGTACCTGATGCGGCTGCTGGAACTGGAGACCGTCCGCGACATCCGGCTCGCCACCAAGGCCCTGATGGGCCTGCCGCAGCACTGGCTCCAGCACGACGTCGTCGAGGGCCTGGAGCGGGTCGCCCGCACCGCCGCCCGACGCGGCGTCAACCTGGCCATCCACACCCACGTCAACCACGCCCAGTCGATCACCCCGCTGGTCGCCAAGGCCGCCCAGACCGCCCTCGACGTCGGCGTCCGCGACGTACGCAACCAGGGCGTGCTCATGCGCGGCGTCAACGCCACCGCCCCCGACCTGCTCGACCTCTGCTTCGCCCTGCAGGGCGAGGCGGGCATCCTGCCGTACTACTTCTACATGTGCGACATGATCCCCAACGCCGAGCACTGGCGGGTCCCCGTCTGGCACGCCCAGCAGCTCCAGCACGACATCATGGGCTACCTGCCCGGCTACGCCACCCCGCGGATCGTCTGCGACGTCCCCTTCGTCGGCAAGCGCTGGGTGCACATGCTCACCGAGTACGACCGCGAACGCGGCATCTCGTACTGGACCAAGAACTACCGCACCTCCATCGAGTCCGCCGACCTGGAGGCGCTCAACAAGCGCTACGCCTACTACGACCCGATCGACACGCTGCCCGAGGCCGGCCAGCAGTGGTGGGCCGCCCACCGCGACGACTGA
- a CDS encoding low temperature requirement protein A, with translation MWPSPAERPDTADRVTPVELFFDVVFVLTITQLARLLEADLHWTGLGRTVLIFGLLWYLYTGYVWLTNHVPPRRPGRKLLLFAGMAGFLITAVALPDALTGSGLLFGVGYLVVVLVHLTLFARSTARAGVRRLAPYNLGAAALVIAAGLLTGPAVPALWIAAVLTQSVLPYLTPRHSWIGVAASFQVNAAYFVERHGLLLIVALGETVIAIGMGVPPDHLGPGTVGAVVLALALPAALWWTYFTDTPRTEHALADAAPATRTRLTAHTYVFGHFVLLLGVVLTATGLHAVVAHPDEPSGWPAALALSGGPALFLAGMADARRTFGTGRRGDRLAVAALILLTLPVGATVNGSLHLAVVTALLTVMLVADRRRHDIPAVTGVRRAGRT, from the coding sequence ATGTGGCCCTCACCAGCCGAGCGCCCCGACACCGCCGACCGGGTCACCCCCGTCGAACTCTTCTTCGACGTCGTCTTCGTCCTCACCATCACCCAACTCGCCCGGCTCCTCGAAGCCGACCTGCACTGGACCGGCCTGGGCCGCACCGTCCTGATCTTCGGGCTGCTCTGGTACCTCTACACCGGCTACGTCTGGCTCACCAACCACGTGCCGCCCCGCCGACCCGGCCGCAAACTTCTGCTCTTCGCCGGCATGGCCGGCTTCCTGATCACCGCCGTCGCCCTGCCCGACGCCCTCACCGGCAGCGGCCTGCTCTTCGGGGTCGGCTACCTGGTCGTCGTCCTCGTCCACCTCACCCTGTTCGCCCGCAGCACCGCCCGCGCCGGGGTCCGCCGACTCGCCCCCTACAACCTCGGCGCCGCCGCGCTGGTCATCGCCGCCGGCCTGCTCACCGGCCCCGCCGTACCCGCCCTCTGGATCGCGGCCGTGCTCACCCAGAGCGTCCTGCCCTACCTGACCCCCCGCCACTCCTGGATCGGTGTGGCGGCGAGCTTCCAGGTCAACGCCGCCTACTTCGTCGAACGGCACGGCCTACTGCTCATCGTGGCCCTGGGCGAAACCGTCATCGCCATCGGCATGGGCGTACCCCCCGACCACCTCGGCCCCGGCACCGTCGGCGCCGTCGTGCTGGCCCTCGCCCTGCCCGCCGCCCTCTGGTGGACCTACTTCACCGACACCCCGCGGACCGAACACGCGCTCGCCGACGCCGCACCCGCCACCCGCACCCGGCTCACCGCCCACACCTACGTCTTCGGGCACTTCGTGCTGCTGCTCGGCGTGGTCCTCACCGCCACCGGGCTGCACGCCGTCGTCGCCCACCCCGACGAGCCCTCCGGCTGGCCGGCCGCGCTCGCCCTCTCCGGCGGCCCGGCGCTCTTCCTCGCCGGCATGGCCGACGCGCGTCGCACCTTCGGCACCGGCCGGCGCGGAGATCGCCTCGCCGTCGCCGCCCTGATCCTTCTCACCCTCCCGGTCGGCGCCACGGTGAACGGCTCGCTGCACCTGGCCGTGGTGACCGCCCTGCTCACCGTGATGCTGGTGGCCGACCGCCGCCGCCACGACATCCCGGCGGTCACCGGCGTCAGGCGCGCGGGGCGTACATGA
- a CDS encoding YnfA family protein, whose protein sequence is MTVARSLLLFALAALAEIGGAWLVWQGWREHRGLWWIAAGVIALGCYGFVATFQPDPHFGRILAAYGGVFVAGSLAWGMVVDGFRPDRWDLAGAAICLVGVAVIMYAPRA, encoded by the coding sequence GTGACGGTCGCCCGGTCCCTTCTGCTGTTCGCCCTGGCGGCGCTCGCCGAGATCGGCGGAGCCTGGCTGGTCTGGCAGGGCTGGCGCGAGCACCGGGGCCTGTGGTGGATCGCGGCCGGGGTGATCGCGCTGGGCTGCTACGGCTTCGTGGCCACCTTCCAGCCGGATCCACACTTCGGCCGGATCCTGGCCGCGTACGGCGGCGTGTTCGTGGCCGGGTCACTGGCGTGGGGGATGGTCGTGGACGGTTTCCGGCCGGACCGCTGGGACCTGGCCGGTGCGGCGATCTGCCTGGTCGGCGTCGCGGTGATCATGTACGCCCCGCGCGCCTGA
- a CDS encoding CsbD family protein gives MSFTDKAKNKAQQLAGVAKERIGDVTDNEPLRGEGATDQSTARARRTGGDPRDAGRRARDTFR, from the coding sequence ATGAGCTTCACGGACAAGGCGAAGAACAAGGCCCAGCAGCTCGCCGGCGTCGCGAAGGAACGGATCGGCGACGTCACCGACAACGAGCCGTTGCGGGGTGAGGGCGCCACCGACCAGAGCACCGCCCGGGCCCGGCGGACGGGCGGGGACCCCCGGGACGCCGGTCGCCGGGCGCGCGACACGTTCCGCTGA
- a CDS encoding histidine phosphatase family protein, translated as MSEILLVRHGETTWSASRQHTSYTDLALTPDGERQARALGAVLVGRRFARVLSSPRQRARATAQLAGLTVDEVDDDLAEWNYGEYEGRTTVDIQKDDSRWNIWTDGCPGGETPEQVGERVDRLLARVTPLLDHGSVALVGHAHNLRVVGARWIGLPPSGGGKLRLDTATISVLGHEHGRPVILRWNGS; from the coding sequence ATGAGCGAGATCCTCCTGGTCCGGCACGGCGAGACCACCTGGAGCGCCAGCCGCCAACACACCTCGTACACCGACCTGGCCCTGACGCCCGACGGCGAGCGGCAGGCCCGCGCCCTCGGCGCGGTGCTGGTCGGCCGACGGTTCGCCCGGGTGTTGTCCAGTCCTCGCCAGCGCGCCCGGGCCACCGCGCAGCTCGCCGGCCTCACGGTGGACGAGGTGGACGACGACCTGGCCGAGTGGAACTACGGCGAGTACGAGGGCCGGACCACCGTGGACATCCAGAAGGACGATTCGCGCTGGAACATCTGGACCGACGGGTGTCCCGGAGGGGAGACACCGGAGCAGGTCGGCGAGCGGGTCGACCGGTTGCTCGCCCGGGTCACTCCCCTGCTCGACCACGGCAGCGTCGCCCTGGTCGGACACGCGCACAACCTGCGCGTGGTGGGCGCGCGCTGGATCGGGCTGCCCCCGTCCGGCGGCGGGAAGCTCCGGCTGGACACCGCCACGATCAGCGTGCTCGGGCACGAGCACGGGCGCCCCGTCATTCTGCGCTGGAACGGGAGCTGA